A genomic window from Clostridium aceticum includes:
- a CDS encoding permease, whose amino-acid sequence MFIRSVIKVTTGILYVIAFGFLGVSYIKDREKTKMALKKAWRAFENILPQFLGIIIVVGLLLSVLNPEVIAKVLGGQSGWLGVIISSVVGAITLMPPFVAFPTAALLLENGAGLMQMAAFVSSLMMVGVLTAPIEIQYLGKKLTFWRNLLAFIFSFLVAYIIGRVV is encoded by the coding sequence ATGTTTATAAGGAGCGTGATAAAAGTGACAACGGGAATTCTATATGTAATTGCCTTTGGTTTTTTAGGTGTATCCTACATAAAGGATCGGGAAAAAACAAAAATGGCATTAAAAAAGGCTTGGAGGGCCTTTGAAAATATTCTGCCACAATTTTTGGGCATTATTATTGTCGTTGGACTTTTATTATCGGTGTTGAACCCTGAAGTGATTGCCAAGGTTTTAGGGGGGCAATCAGGGTGGTTGGGCGTGATAATCTCCTCTGTAGTAGGAGCAATCACCTTAATGCCGCCTTTTGTAGCTTTCCCTACAGCAGCATTATTATTGGAAAATGGAGCGGGACTTATGCAGATGGCAGCCTTTGTGTCCTCTTTAATGATGGTAGGTGTTCTAACAGCACCTATAGAGATACAATATTTAGGAAAAAAGCTAACCTTTTGGAGAAACCTTTTGGCGTTTATTTTTTCTTTTCTTGTAGCTTATATAATAGGGAGGGTGGTATAG
- a CDS encoding permease, whose translation MKKLLKRYRFFLGMLGVLALITLLHRSIGVKAIGIATFSFREMAMIVPPVFLLLGLLDVWVPKELMIKYMGEDSGIRGTVLAFLMGSAAAGPLYAAFPAVLILIKKGAGFKNILVFIGAWSTTKIPTLLFEMSALGKTFALTRLLINIPGIIIMAHLLNYFVASKEKENIYKNVKKLEKA comes from the coding sequence ATGAAAAAGCTATTGAAGCGATATAGATTTTTTTTAGGGATGTTAGGGGTGTTGGCGTTGATTACCCTCCTCCATAGAAGTATTGGGGTGAAAGCCATAGGTATAGCTACCTTTAGCTTTAGGGAAATGGCGATGATTGTGCCGCCTGTATTTCTTTTATTAGGATTATTAGATGTATGGGTGCCTAAGGAATTGATGATCAAGTATATGGGGGAAGATTCTGGTATAAGGGGAACCGTGCTGGCTTTTTTAATGGGATCTGCAGCGGCAGGACCTTTATATGCGGCTTTTCCTGCGGTGTTAATTTTAATAAAAAAGGGGGCTGGTTTCAAAAACATTTTAGTTTTTATTGGAGCTTGGTCTACTACAAAAATCCCTACCTTATTATTTGAAATGTCAGCTTTAGGAAAGACCTTTGCACTAACAAGGCTTTTGATCAATATTCCAGGAATTATCATTATGGCCCACCTATTGAACTATTTTGTAGCTTCTAAGGAAAAAGAAAATATATACAAAAATGTGAAGAAGCTGGAAAAAGCCTAA
- a CDS encoding branched-chain amino acid ABC transporter permease, with protein sequence MKKRNVILTILSIILLVAFLGYANKNFDAYKVRILNLCAIYVVLGLSMNLINGFTGLFSLGHAGFMAVGAYTTALLTMTPESKEMTFFLEPIIAPLAEVTLPFFIALLLGGLLAAFVAFLIGAPTLRLRGDYLAIATLGFSEIIRIIFTNTQNITNGPLGLKSIPNTTNLWWSFGTMLFTIMVMVSLIKSSYGKAFKAIREDEIAAESMGVNLFKHKVMSFVIGAFFAGVGGGLLGNLLGTINPMMFRFVLTFNVLLIIVLGGMGSITGTVISAFVVTAGLEYLRFLDESINLGFIRLEGIAGLRMVVFSALLMIVVIFFRNGLMGTNEFSWDKLFNFFQRRPFSKKGVGQ encoded by the coding sequence ATGAAGAAGAGAAATGTAATTTTAACCATCTTATCTATTATTTTATTAGTAGCATTTCTAGGGTATGCCAATAAAAACTTTGACGCTTATAAAGTAAGAATTCTGAACCTATGTGCCATTTATGTTGTACTAGGACTTAGTATGAACCTAATCAATGGTTTCACCGGCTTGTTTTCTTTAGGACATGCTGGCTTCATGGCGGTGGGGGCTTATACAACCGCTTTATTGACCATGACACCGGAAAGTAAGGAGATGACCTTTTTCCTAGAACCTATTATCGCACCATTGGCGGAGGTGACGTTGCCTTTCTTTATAGCATTGCTGCTGGGGGGCTTGTTAGCAGCCTTTGTAGCTTTCTTGATTGGTGCACCTACCTTAAGGCTAAGGGGAGATTATTTAGCTATTGCAACCTTAGGGTTTTCAGAGATTATCCGTATTATTTTTACCAATACGCAAAATATCACCAATGGACCTTTAGGATTGAAATCCATCCCTAATACAACCAACCTTTGGTGGAGCTTTGGTACGATGCTTTTTACAATCATGGTAATGGTTTCTTTGATTAAAAGCAGTTATGGAAAAGCCTTTAAAGCTATTCGAGAAGATGAAATTGCTGCAGAAAGTATGGGGGTTAACTTATTTAAGCATAAGGTAATGTCTTTTGTCATTGGTGCTTTTTTTGCTGGTGTAGGGGGAGGTCTATTAGGAAACCTACTGGGCACCATTAACCCTATGATGTTCCGATTTGTTTTAACCTTTAATGTATTATTGATTATTGTTTTAGGTGGTATGGGAAGTATCACAGGAACAGTAATCTCTGCTTTTGTTGTAACAGCAGGTCTAGAATACTTGAGATTTTTAGATGAGTCTATTAACCTTGGTTTCATTAGACTAGAGGGAATTGCTGGACTCCGAATGGTGGTTTTTTCTGCTTTATTGATGATTGTAGTTATTTTCTTTAGAAATGGTTTAATGGGTACCAATGAATTTAGCTGGGATAAACTTTTTAACTTCTTTCAAAGAAGACCCTTTAGCAAGAAGGGGGTAGGACAATAA
- a CDS encoding flagellar protein FlgN: MREELVAYLLRISEGKRLLVNHLLKITQQQSKALEEEDTKALEDLIQEKQTVMAKVDVLDKEFVEKYNLIKEELGIENLQEYEGEMSATFKELREKIAGIFKVIEEVQRLDQANTKKVKNNITKAQQNIKSIKTGKKALTGYNQPYKENPSFFIDKKK, translated from the coding sequence ATGAGGGAAGAACTAGTAGCATATCTCCTTCGTATCAGTGAGGGAAAACGGCTCTTAGTAAATCATTTGCTAAAAATTACACAACAACAAAGTAAAGCTTTAGAAGAAGAGGACACAAAAGCCTTAGAAGACTTGATACAAGAAAAGCAAACAGTTATGGCGAAGGTTGATGTGTTGGATAAGGAATTTGTGGAGAAATATAACTTGATTAAAGAAGAATTAGGGATAGAAAATCTTCAAGAATATGAGGGAGAAATGTCCGCTACATTTAAAGAACTTAGGGAAAAAATAGCTGGTATTTTTAAAGTTATAGAAGAAGTTCAGCGTTTAGATCAAGCAAATACCAAAAAAGTAAAAAACAATATTACAAAAGCACAGCAGAATATCAAATCTATCAAAACTGGAAAAAAAGCACTCACAGGCTATAATCAACCCTATAAAGAAAATCCTTCTTTTTTTATAGATAAGAAAAAGTAA
- a CDS encoding transporter substrate-binding domain-containing protein produces MKKAVIILFILLNIALPQPSFAVSGTYRVAGDRQFPPYEYVDHDGVYKGFNVDILKAISIVTGIEFEFLPMRWEDAYNSIERGEADIIQGMKESHDRKNKFLFTDSLLLNSQSIFVLDSNTAIYSKRDLAGKVIALIKEDIVYQEISKINDVKIVQYDSLEEALQDLLNNKVDALIGNTLTVNYLCNEMNSIDLIKIVGDTLNEQKYAMAVAIDNEILLDKLNKGIYEIQKNGMYDSLYRRWFGIPIKNTKTQYEILLKVTFGICGALIVIILAIQSINRKLKKIIQAKTEAQKALINELRHYDKMQFMDKIISSVAHEIRNPLTSIKIYTSQMKNKIDNKEFMIAAAEDIPEEIDRIDGLIKEFMQYTSPKKPVIEDFNLYEELMSSIKFVKLQIETIKLKINIDKTYSIKFDISQFKQMVLNILLNSKDAVKDVDMPIIEISAIEADDNIVLYFKDNGYGMNKDDIQYIFEPFYTTKAVGNGVGMFVVKQIVDENGGSIHVESDGKQKGMCITLKAKKGELNEKQTADS; encoded by the coding sequence ATGAAAAAGGCAGTAATAATACTATTTATTTTATTAAATATTGCACTACCTCAGCCATCTTTTGCTGTTTCTGGGACTTATAGAGTTGCTGGGGATCGACAATTTCCCCCTTATGAATATGTTGATCATGATGGCGTTTATAAAGGCTTTAATGTTGATATACTTAAAGCAATCAGTATTGTAACGGGGATAGAGTTTGAATTTTTGCCTATGAGGTGGGAAGATGCTTATAATTCTATTGAAAGAGGAGAAGCCGACATAATTCAAGGAATGAAAGAATCTCATGATAGAAAAAACAAATTTTTATTTACAGATTCTCTGTTGCTGAATTCTCAGTCCATATTTGTATTAGATAGTAATACAGCAATCTATAGTAAGAGGGATTTAGCTGGTAAAGTAATCGCTCTAATTAAAGAAGATATTGTATATCAGGAAATAAGCAAAATTAACGATGTTAAAATAGTTCAATATGATTCTTTAGAAGAAGCTCTGCAGGACTTATTGAATAATAAAGTTGATGCACTTATTGGAAATACTTTAACTGTTAATTATCTATGTAACGAAATGAATAGTATTGACCTTATAAAGATCGTAGGGGACACGCTAAATGAGCAAAAATATGCCATGGCTGTTGCCATAGATAACGAAATTTTATTGGACAAACTTAATAAGGGAATCTATGAAATTCAGAAGAATGGAATGTATGATTCCCTATATAGAAGATGGTTTGGAATACCTATAAAGAATACAAAAACGCAGTATGAAATTTTATTGAAGGTTACCTTTGGGATTTGTGGTGCCTTAATAGTTATAATTCTAGCCATTCAAAGTATTAATAGAAAATTAAAGAAAATAATACAAGCAAAAACAGAGGCCCAGAAGGCACTTATAAATGAGCTTCGACATTATGATAAAATGCAGTTTATGGATAAGATTATATCCTCAGTTGCACATGAAATACGAAACCCTCTGACTTCGATAAAAATATATACTAGTCAGATGAAAAACAAAATAGATAACAAGGAATTTATGATAGCTGCAGCTGAGGATATCCCTGAAGAAATAGATAGGATAGATGGACTTATTAAGGAATTTATGCAATATACTTCTCCTAAAAAGCCTGTTATAGAAGACTTCAATTTATATGAAGAACTAATGAGTTCGATTAAATTTGTTAAGCTTCAGATTGAAACTATAAAACTAAAGATTAATATTGATAAGACTTATTCTATAAAATTTGATATTTCTCAGTTTAAGCAAATGGTACTAAATATTTTACTTAACAGCAAAGATGCTGTTAAGGATGTTGATATGCCTATTATTGAAATATCTGCAATTGAAGCTGATGACAATATAGTACTGTATTTTAAAGATAACGGTTATGGCATGAATAAAGATGATATACAATATATTTTTGAACCATTTTATACAACGAAGGCTGTAGGTAATGGGGTTGGCATGTTTGTTGTTAAGCAGATTGTGGATGAAAATGGCGGCAGCATACACGTTGAAAGTGATGGAAAACAAAAGGGCATGTGTATTACTTTAAAAGCAAAAAAGGGTGAATTAAATGAAAAACAAACTGCTGATAGTTGA
- a CDS encoding ABC transporter ATP-binding protein, which yields MTILKTDHITMRFGGLTAVKEFNLEIHQGEIVALIGPNGAGKTTAFNMITGVYRPTEGKIIFNNGQITGLKPHEITKRGMARTFQNIRLFKELSVLDNVFIANHLHLKSNLLQSIGGKMYPDFLDKIWQPKYKKEEKEILEKSHMLLEKVGLVDLRHEKASSLPYGVQRKLEIARALATDPKLLLLDEPAAGMNPKETNDLTDFIRQIRDEFDLTIFLIEHHMQVVMDISNRIYVLDYGVTIAEGSPYEIQNNERVIQAYLGVSEDA from the coding sequence ATGACAATATTAAAGACAGATCATATTACAATGCGATTTGGAGGTTTAACTGCTGTTAAAGAGTTCAATCTTGAGATTCATCAAGGGGAAATTGTTGCTTTGATTGGCCCTAATGGAGCGGGAAAGACAACTGCCTTCAACATGATTACAGGGGTTTATAGACCTACAGAAGGCAAAATTATTTTTAACAATGGACAAATTACAGGCTTAAAACCCCATGAGATTACAAAACGGGGGATGGCTAGAACCTTTCAAAATATTCGTTTATTTAAAGAACTGAGTGTATTGGACAATGTTTTCATTGCTAACCATCTACACTTAAAATCCAATCTGCTTCAATCGATTGGCGGGAAGATGTACCCTGACTTTTTAGATAAAATATGGCAGCCTAAGTATAAAAAAGAAGAAAAAGAAATTTTAGAAAAATCCCACATGCTGTTGGAAAAGGTAGGACTAGTAGATTTAAGACACGAAAAAGCCAGTAGTTTGCCTTATGGGGTTCAGAGAAAGTTAGAAATTGCTAGAGCCCTAGCTACTGATCCTAAGCTGCTATTGCTGGACGAACCTGCTGCAGGAATGAATCCAAAGGAAACCAATGATTTAACGGATTTTATCAGACAAATTCGAGATGAGTTTGATCTAACGATCTTCCTGATTGAACACCATATGCAGGTGGTTATGGATATATCCAATAGAATTTATGTTTTAGACTATGGTGTTACGATTGCAGAGGGAAGCCCCTATGAGATTCAGAATAATGAGAGAGTAATTCAAGCCTACTTGGGGGTGAGTGAAGATGCTTAA
- a CDS encoding aminotransferase class IV has protein sequence MKGTHKEMHKDYFLVNGEIAPIEAFDPYEIIKTTSVYEVIRIIHGVPLFLEEHLERLNQSFQLLGFDFCIDKEAIGKQIYRLVEINHCYNYNLKLIVNNLQEASPNIFLFFIESNYPSKEQYKKGITAVLYTAERENPNAKVILKNFRQQVEETLQSKGAYEAILLDQHQQITEGSRSNIFLVKEGVLYTAPAAKVLKGITRNRIIDLCKTLRLPIVETPISLDFLKEAEGLFMTGTSPKVLPIVKVDDQVYDSASNPMIDKIRKAYDTAIEDYIHAKVHLQQ, from the coding sequence ATGAAGGGAACTCATAAAGAGATGCACAAAGATTACTTTTTAGTTAACGGTGAAATTGCGCCTATCGAAGCCTTTGATCCCTATGAAATTATAAAAACCACTTCAGTCTATGAAGTAATTCGAATCATTCATGGTGTTCCTCTCTTCCTTGAGGAGCATCTAGAGCGTTTAAACCAATCCTTTCAATTGTTGGGTTTTGATTTTTGCATAGATAAAGAAGCTATAGGAAAACAAATCTATAGATTAGTAGAGATCAATCACTGCTATAACTATAATTTAAAGCTTATTGTAAACAATCTGCAAGAAGCTTCTCCTAACATATTTTTATTCTTTATTGAAAGCAATTATCCCAGCAAAGAACAATATAAAAAAGGAATAACCGCCGTTTTATATACTGCCGAAAGAGAAAATCCCAATGCCAAGGTTATTTTAAAAAACTTTCGTCAGCAGGTGGAGGAAACCCTGCAATCCAAAGGTGCCTATGAAGCTATTCTACTAGATCAACATCAACAGATTACAGAGGGCAGTCGATCTAATATCTTCTTGGTGAAAGAGGGGGTACTTTATACAGCTCCAGCCGCAAAGGTACTAAAGGGGATTACACGAAATCGCATTATTGATTTATGTAAAACCTTAAGACTCCCTATAGTAGAAACCCCTATTTCTCTAGACTTCTTAAAAGAAGCTGAGGGTTTGTTTATGACCGGTACTTCGCCAAAGGTTTTACCCATCGTTAAAGTAGATGATCAAGTTTATGATTCTGCAAGTAACCCAATGATTGATAAGATACGCAAAGCCTATGATACTGCTATTGAAGACTATATTCATGCTAAAGTTCATCTTCAACAGTAA
- a CDS encoding sigma-54-dependent transcriptional regulator, whose translation MKNKLLIVDDEPKILRSLKFLLEENFEIYTSKNSAEALDLFRKEKIFLVLLDLRLKEDSGLDLMKSLLEFEPNAIIIIMTAFSTIENSINAIKTGAYYFITKPIDTDQLLLLLNTANEKLKMIQKISHLEGHIKKDIIGESPRIKEIISIINKIKDTDATVLITGESGTGKELIAQKIHTLSNRADKPFVAINCAAMVGDLLESELFGYKKGAFTGAYKDEIGVIRRTDKGTLLLDEIGEMDLRLQSKLLRFLQAKEIRQIGDEKTHKVDVRIVCATNRDLKKEVEAGNFREDLYYRINVINLVAPSLRERIEDLKYLVPYFIDKYNISFNKNVKGITDKYYEQLKNYRFEGNIRELENIIQRAVLLSTGEYIEPDLLHITTHKAIDPIDDASDNYIKIYMGESMKEIEKKAIEFTLKNNNQNRKRTADSLGISERALRYKIKEYNL comes from the coding sequence ATGAAAAACAAACTGCTGATAGTTGATGACGAGCCAAAAATATTAAGATCTCTAAAGTTTCTTTTAGAGGAAAATTTTGAAATATATACAAGTAAAAATTCTGCAGAAGCTTTAGATCTATTTAGAAAAGAAAAAATATTTCTAGTCCTTCTTGATTTAAGATTAAAAGAAGATAGTGGACTTGATCTAATGAAGAGTCTGCTTGAGTTTGAACCTAACGCCATCATCATTATAATGACAGCTTTTTCTACCATTGAAAACTCAATTAATGCTATCAAGACTGGTGCTTACTACTTTATAACGAAACCAATTGATACCGATCAGCTTTTATTATTGCTAAATACAGCCAATGAAAAGTTGAAAATGATACAAAAAATAAGCCACCTGGAAGGGCATATAAAAAAAGATATTATAGGTGAATCCCCTCGTATAAAAGAAATTATTAGTATAATAAATAAAATAAAGGATACAGATGCTACGGTTTTAATTACAGGAGAAAGTGGTACTGGAAAAGAACTTATAGCCCAAAAAATTCATACATTAAGCAATCGTGCTGATAAGCCCTTTGTAGCTATAAACTGTGCTGCTATGGTGGGAGATCTTTTAGAAAGTGAACTTTTTGGATATAAGAAGGGTGCATTTACAGGAGCTTATAAAGATGAAATTGGGGTTATAAGAAGAACCGATAAAGGAACACTTTTACTTGATGAAATAGGAGAAATGGATTTAAGGTTACAGTCAAAGCTATTGCGGTTTCTTCAAGCTAAAGAAATAAGACAAATTGGTGATGAAAAGACACATAAAGTTGATGTGAGAATAGTTTGTGCAACAAATAGGGATTTAAAAAAGGAAGTAGAAGCTGGAAACTTTCGAGAGGATCTTTATTATAGAATCAATGTAATTAACTTGGTAGCTCCTTCTCTAAGAGAACGCATAGAGGACTTAAAATATCTGGTACCTTACTTTATCGACAAGTATAATATTTCTTTTAATAAAAACGTCAAAGGAATTACTGATAAATACTATGAGCAACTTAAAAACTATAGATTCGAAGGAAATATAAGAGAATTGGAGAATATAATTCAAAGAGCAGTACTTCTAAGCACAGGGGAATATATTGAACCTGATTTGCTTCATATAACTACACATAAAGCAATAGACCCTATAGATGATGCCTCGGACAATTACATCAAAATATATATGGGTGAAAGTATGAAGGAAATAGAGAAGAAGGCAATAGAATTTACATTGAAAAATAATAACCAGAACCGAAAACGGACTGCTGACAGTCTTGGAATATCCGAAAGAGCACTAAGGTATAAGATCAAAGAATATAACTTATAA
- the fliD gene encoding flagellar filament capping protein FliD produces MRIGGIASGMDTESMVQNLMRAERLRIDRFFQQEQRLKWRQEAFNNINRSMANFILDSRKAFGLTTVSNTGTMLSRSAQSFNWVKKAASSNESVVKATANASAMPGTHKIQVEQLAEVASVASTRLTDTILNADGTFKEYGTFEITTKGGKKEITIADAKVEGSKVIEAPVDFTEQPLIFMVNNTPVELTGNYTSLEGEEGLIEAIQKKLGESITVDLDHEGKLVMTSKQNINITAIEGDLSVLGLNQGSTLATNTIDSVVRELNSTADVNLGIRAAYDKDLGRLMITTRETGEEQHITIGGTEELVNKMFGIDAVHKTGQDAIIYFNDESREQPINKSTNNFSIFGINLQLQGTDPGKEITIHVESDVDSIFDKVKSFVDEYNKMIDMVNGQLGEKYYRDFSPLTNEQKESMSEKDIELWEEKAKSGLLRNDSTLTRTLQTMRSNLYERVEGVTGSYNHITQIGITTGAYQSGGKLVIDEEKLRKAINDDPEGVVDLLFKTPDASITDDKEKMKNTGLVQRIYDGMIDGIKEVIRQSGPGEDAALLRNVRSNILIDFVTAGSQSVLDKDLSGINSRIAREEMLLAKREERYWQQFTAMEKALSQMNQQSAWLMSQLGQQQY; encoded by the coding sequence ATGAGAATTGGAGGAATTGCCTCCGGCATGGATACAGAATCAATGGTCCAAAACTTGATGCGGGCGGAAAGACTAAGAATTGATAGATTTTTTCAGCAGGAGCAACGTTTAAAGTGGCGACAGGAAGCCTTTAATAATATCAATCGAAGTATGGCAAACTTTATTTTAGATTCAAGAAAAGCTTTTGGTTTAACCACTGTCTCTAACACCGGTACTATGCTAAGCAGGAGTGCCCAAAGTTTTAATTGGGTAAAGAAGGCTGCTTCTAGTAATGAGAGTGTGGTGAAGGCTACTGCTAATGCCAGTGCTATGCCGGGAACACATAAAATACAAGTAGAACAGTTGGCAGAAGTGGCTAGCGTGGCTAGTACAAGGCTTACTGATACGATATTAAATGCTGATGGAACCTTCAAAGAATATGGGACATTTGAAATAACAACTAAGGGAGGAAAGAAAGAAATTACTATTGCTGATGCTAAGGTAGAGGGGAGTAAGGTAATAGAAGCTCCTGTTGATTTTACTGAGCAGCCTCTGATTTTTATGGTTAACAATACTCCAGTAGAATTAACAGGAAACTATACGAGTTTAGAGGGTGAAGAAGGCTTAATTGAAGCAATTCAAAAAAAACTAGGAGAAAGTATTACAGTAGACTTGGATCATGAAGGCAAGCTGGTAATGACGTCAAAACAAAACATCAATATTACAGCTATTGAAGGAGATTTAAGTGTTCTAGGGTTAAATCAGGGAAGTACTCTGGCTACAAATACGATAGACAGTGTCGTTAGAGAATTAAATAGTACAGCAGATGTTAACTTAGGGATTAGAGCAGCCTATGATAAGGATTTAGGCAGGCTAATGATTACTACTAGGGAAACTGGAGAAGAACAACATATAACAATAGGCGGGACTGAAGAGCTTGTAAACAAAATGTTTGGTATAGATGCAGTACATAAAACAGGACAAGATGCTATAATTTATTTCAATGATGAGAGTAGAGAGCAACCAATTAATAAATCCACCAACAACTTCTCTATCTTTGGTATTAACCTACAACTACAGGGTACAGATCCTGGCAAAGAAATTACTATTCATGTAGAATCAGATGTAGATAGCATCTTTGATAAAGTAAAATCTTTTGTAGATGAATATAATAAGATGATAGACATGGTTAATGGTCAATTAGGAGAAAAATACTATAGAGATTTCTCACCTCTTACCAATGAACAAAAGGAGTCCATGTCAGAGAAGGATATTGAACTATGGGAGGAGAAGGCAAAAAGTGGCTTACTTCGAAATGACAGTACCTTGACGAGAACATTACAGACGATGCGAAGCAATTTATATGAAAGAGTAGAGGGCGTGACTGGTAGCTATAATCATATCACACAAATAGGCATTACTACAGGCGCCTATCAAAGTGGTGGTAAGTTAGTGATCGATGAAGAAAAACTCAGAAAAGCGATTAACGATGACCCAGAGGGTGTTGTGGACCTATTATTTAAGACGCCAGATGCCAGTATAACAGATGACAAGGAAAAAATGAAGAATACAGGCTTAGTACAAAGAATCTATGATGGTATGATCGATGGAATAAAGGAAGTCATCAGACAATCTGGTCCAGGGGAGGATGCTGCACTACTCAGAAATGTTCGCTCCAACATCTTAATTGACTTTGTAACAGCAGGTTCTCAAAGTGTATTAGATAAAGACCTCAGCGGCATTAACTCTAGAATCGCTAGAGAAGAGATGCTTTTAGCAAAAAGAGAAGAGCGTTATTGGCAACAGTTTACAGCGATGGAAAAAGCTCTATCCCAGATGAACCAGCAAAGTGCATGGTTGATGTCTCAGTTGGGTCAGCAGCAGTATTAA
- a CDS encoding ABC transporter ATP-binding protein — translation MLKIEDLKVSYGGIQALKGINLEVQEGKIVALIGANGAGKSTTLRSIVGLTKPEAGKITYHGEDLSKVQTKDMVSKGITLVPEGRRVFSNLTVLENIKIGAFYRKDEKNIKEDIEWVYSLFPRLKERTWQLAGTLSGGEQQMLAVGRALMSRPKLLMMDEPSLGLAPLIVKEIFNIIEEIHKQGVTILLIEQNANVSLKIAHQAYVMETGTITLEGTGKELLTNEEVKKAYLGESVHG, via the coding sequence ATGCTTAAAATAGAAGATTTAAAGGTTTCCTATGGAGGTATTCAAGCCTTAAAGGGAATTAATTTAGAAGTACAAGAGGGAAAAATTGTTGCCTTAATCGGAGCCAATGGTGCTGGTAAAAGTACTACCCTTCGTTCTATCGTGGGTTTGACCAAGCCAGAGGCAGGCAAGATCACTTATCATGGAGAAGATTTATCTAAGGTACAAACCAAAGATATGGTAAGTAAGGGTATCACCCTTGTACCAGAGGGTAGAAGGGTTTTTTCTAACTTAACGGTACTGGAAAATATAAAAATAGGTGCCTTTTATAGAAAAGATGAAAAAAATATTAAAGAAGATATAGAGTGGGTTTACTCCTTATTTCCGAGGTTAAAAGAAAGAACGTGGCAGTTGGCAGGGACCCTATCTGGTGGTGAACAACAGATGCTGGCGGTAGGCAGAGCACTGATGTCAAGACCGAAGCTTTTGATGATGGATGAACCTTCTTTAGGATTAGCGCCTTTGATTGTAAAGGAAATTTTCAATATTATTGAAGAAATCCATAAGCAGGGGGTAACGATTCTTTTGATAGAACAAAACGCTAATGTGTCCTTAAAGATCGCTCATCAAGCCTATGTTATGGAAACAGGAACCATTACCCTTGAGGGTACGGGAAAAGAATTGTTGACTAACGAAGAAGTGAAAAAAGCATATCTTGGCGAAAGCGTGCATGGATAA